In Mastigocladopsis repens PCC 10914, a single window of DNA contains:
- a CDS encoding ParB/RepB/Spo0J family partition protein, producing MSSKRNEPYAAIKKPVDLLFGSSVTQSSEQTNVPNTIAITQIKLPPSQPRRYFDPQKLEELSRSIKELGILEPLLVRPLSEGHYELVAGERRYKAASMAGLTEVPVVVREMDDVITHQVRLVENLQREDLNPLEETEGILELLALRLETNQSEVVKLLQKMDNEAKGKITPNVMGSPQGLIIEELFATLLRMKWDSFVKNRLPLLNLPQDTLFVLRQGKIEYTKARAIARVGDEQTRKQLLEDAVAYNLSLNEIKRKIKEIEQQVKPQTPSIKDQVDKTFRRLKQSKVWDDPKKKAKVEKLLAQLDALINTDSEVK from the coding sequence ATGAGCAGCAAACGCAACGAACCCTACGCCGCCATTAAAAAACCTGTTGATTTGTTATTTGGCAGCAGTGTTACACAGTCGTCGGAGCAAACTAACGTCCCCAACACTATCGCCATTACCCAAATTAAATTGCCTCCCTCACAACCACGCCGCTACTTTGACCCTCAAAAACTAGAAGAACTATCACGCTCGATTAAGGAATTAGGTATCCTAGAACCTCTCCTTGTACGTCCCCTAAGTGAGGGCCATTATGAATTGGTAGCAGGAGAACGACGCTACAAAGCAGCATCAATGGCAGGATTAACCGAAGTTCCTGTTGTTGTTAGGGAAATGGACGATGTTATTACCCATCAAGTGCGCCTCGTCGAAAATTTGCAACGTGAAGACCTTAACCCCCTAGAAGAAACTGAAGGTATCCTGGAATTATTGGCATTGCGTTTAGAAACAAATCAAAGCGAAGTCGTCAAACTGCTGCAAAAAATGGACAATGAAGCCAAAGGGAAAATTACCCCTAACGTTATGGGTAGTCCTCAAGGCTTGATTATTGAAGAGTTATTCGCAACGCTCTTACGGATGAAGTGGGATTCGTTTGTCAAAAATAGATTACCGCTGCTTAACTTACCCCAAGATACACTGTTCGTATTGCGCCAGGGCAAAATTGAATACACCAAGGCACGAGCGATCGCACGAGTTGGTGATGAGCAAACCAGAAAGCAACTTCTTGAGGATGCTGTTGCCTACAATCTCTCATTGAACGAAATCAAGCGCAAAATTAAAGAAATTGAGCAGCAAGTTAAGCCACAAACCCCATCAATAAAAGACCAAGTTGATAAGACTTTTCGTAGGTTAAAACAATCTAAGGTGTGGGATGACCCGAAGAAAAAAGCCAAGGTCGAGAAGTTGTTGGCTCAGTTGGATGCATTGATAAATACTGACAGTGAAGTGAAATAA
- a CDS encoding SDR family oxidoreductase produces MTTNENGNYTGKVAFVTGAANGIGRATALAFARKGAHVVVADISEQGNQETARMIEDLGGRAIAVKCDVTRASDVKAALSKTIETFGRLDFAFNNAGVEQKNAATAEIEAEEWDRIVDINLRGVFLCMKYEIPLLLKQGGGAIVNTSSGAGVIGIKGGAAYTAAKHGVIGLTKSAALDYAAQNIRVNAVAPGYIDTPMMDRFTGGTSKGREQVIAEEPIGRMGKPEEIANAVVWLCSDASSFVVGHALIVDGGQTV; encoded by the coding sequence ATGACAACGAACGAGAATGGAAACTATACAGGAAAGGTTGCGTTTGTAACCGGAGCAGCGAACGGCATCGGTCGAGCTACGGCGCTGGCGTTTGCCCGTAAAGGCGCTCATGTGGTGGTCGCCGACATTTCGGAACAGGGCAATCAAGAAACGGCGCGCATGATCGAAGACCTCGGCGGACGGGCGATCGCCGTCAAGTGCGATGTGACGCGAGCATCGGACGTGAAGGCAGCTCTTTCCAAGACCATCGAAACCTTCGGGCGGCTGGACTTTGCCTTTAACAACGCCGGTGTGGAGCAGAAGAATGCAGCAACAGCAGAAATCGAAGCGGAAGAGTGGGATCGGATCGTAGACATCAACCTGCGCGGCGTTTTTCTGTGCATGAAGTATGAAATCCCGCTGTTACTCAAGCAAGGCGGTGGCGCGATCGTGAACACATCATCGGGTGCTGGTGTCATAGGCATCAAGGGCGGAGCCGCATACACTGCCGCAAAACATGGCGTGATCGGACTCACCAAGTCGGCGGCTCTCGACTACGCCGCGCAGAACATCCGCGTCAACGCCGTTGCCCCCGGTTACATTGACACACCAATGATGGATCGCTTCACTGGCGGCACTTCTAAAGGACGCGAACAAGTAATCGCGGAGGAGCCGATCGGACGGATGGGTAAGCCCGAAGAGATCGCCAATGCCGTGGTCTGGCTGTGTTCGGATGCGTCTTCCTTCGTTGTCGGGCACGCCTTGATCGTTGATGGCGGTCAAACGGTGTAG
- a CDS encoding helix-turn-helix domain-containing protein, with translation MTLEYWREYRTYFHIGQSWGVNESTAYRIIRKIEDILMTALIKKCNHFSIIK, from the coding sequence ATGACCTTGGAATATTGGAGAGAGTACCGCACGTACTTTCACATAGGTCAATCTTGGGGTGTAAACGAATCAACAGCATATCGTATAATTCGGAAAATTGAAGACATTCTCATGACCGCATTAATTAAGAAATGTAACCATTTTAGTATTATTAAATAA
- a CDS encoding alpha/beta hydrolase — MKKKYILILAMMSLMISEQAYTQTKQKEQSKQTAEMEQITPKGYTTFKVSDNVTMYKVSFKNQYKMDVAGHLFIPKNLDQSKKHSAIIIGHPMGAVKEQSANVYAANMAERGFVTLSLDLSFWGESEGKPRNAVAPDIYAEDFSAAVDFLGTRPFVNRNRTE; from the coding sequence ATGAAGAAGAAATATATATTAATTTTAGCAATGATGAGTCTTATGATAAGCGAGCAAGCTTACACACAAACAAAACAAAAAGAACAATCAAAACAAACAGCAGAAATGGAACAAATAACACCAAAGGGATATACAACTTTTAAGGTAAGCGACAACGTTACGATGTATAAGGTTAGCTTTAAAAACCAATACAAAATGGATGTTGCGGGACATCTATTTATTCCCAAGAATTTAGATCAAAGTAAAAAACATTCGGCGATTATTATTGGGCATCCTATGGGAGCGGTAAAAGAACAAAGTGCCAACGTGTATGCTGCGAATATGGCTGAACGAGGGTTTGTGACTTTATCTCTTGACTTGTCTTTTTGGGGTGAGAGTGAGGGCAAACCACGCAATGCTGTTGCACCTGATATTTATGCTGAAGATTTCAGTGCAGCAGTTGACTTTCTTGGCACCCGTCCATTTGTTAACAGAAACCGAACGGAATAA
- a CDS encoding alpha/beta hydrolase → MKAIATVSMYDMGAANRNALNHSLTLEQRKKIQEEAAEQRYVEFTDGETKYTSGTVHKLDENTDPIQREFYDFYRTPRGEYTPKGGSPELTTHPTLSSNVKFMNFYPFNDIETISPRPMLFITGDKAHSREFSEDAYKRAAEPKELYIVPKAGHVDLYDRVELIPFNKLTSFFTEHLK, encoded by the coding sequence ATGAAAGCTATCGCAACTGTCAGCATGTACGATATGGGAGCAGCCAACCGAAATGCACTTAACCATTCGCTGACCCTTGAGCAGAGAAAGAAAATCCAGGAGGAGGCTGCGGAGCAACGTTATGTAGAGTTTACCGATGGTGAAACCAAATACACGAGTGGGACTGTACATAAGTTAGATGAAAACACAGACCCCATCCAGCGTGAGTTTTATGATTTCTACCGCACTCCGCGAGGTGAATACACTCCAAAAGGAGGGTCGCCGGAACTCACAACGCACCCGACGTTAAGCAGTAACGTTAAGTTTATGAATTTTTACCCGTTTAATGACATAGAAACGATTTCCCCTCGTCCTATGCTTTTCATCACAGGTGATAAGGCTCACTCAAGAGAGTTTAGTGAGGATGCCTACAAACGTGCAGCCGAACCCAAAGAATTGTATATCGTTCCGAAAGCAGGACACGTTGATTTGTATGACAGAGTTGAGTTAATTCCCTTTAATAAACTCACATCATTTTTTACTGAACATTTAAAGTAA
- a CDS encoding MEKHLA domain-containing protein — translation MDSETQLPWQQETVICHSQRLMQSFQYWTGFSLLDASGSPEEIAQGLFDAPFVLASHGTEPDPILNYGNRRALQLWELSWEEFTQTPSRQTAQEVVQEERNRLLSDTATKGFSNFSGVRITSTGKRFEIQDGILWNVIGEDNQLFGQAAVCSKCKFLT, via the coding sequence ATGGACAGCGAGACACAACTTCCTTGGCAGCAAGAGACAGTGATTTGCCACAGCCAACGCCTAATGCAAAGTTTTCAGTATTGGACGGGGTTTTCTTTATTAGATGCTAGCGGTTCACCTGAGGAAATAGCGCAAGGACTGTTTGATGCACCGTTTGTTTTAGCTTCTCACGGCACCGAGCCAGATCCAATACTTAACTATGGTAATCGTAGGGCGTTGCAACTATGGGAGCTTTCTTGGGAGGAATTTACCCAAACGCCTTCTCGTCAGACAGCTCAAGAGGTCGTGCAGGAAGAGCGTAATAGACTATTATCTGATACGGCAACCAAAGGTTTTAGCAATTTTTCTGGAGTCCGCATCACGAGTACTGGTAAGCGCTTTGAGATCCAAGACGGTATCCTATGGAATGTTATCGGTGAGGATAATCAATTGTTTGGTCAAGCAGCTGTCTGCTCAAAATGTAAATTTCTTACATGA
- a CDS encoding AraC family transcriptional regulator yields MNQKEAEFEKRKMQINREELIERMIRLAPENSLLEVFPGIFIYQSSKPTESQVSVLKPAFCVIAQGSKDVLLNDELFHYDSGHYLISTLDLPIMSNVVEASEEKPYLNLRIDLDPALVAAVMIESGIETKKSGTGVKAMDVSPVDADLLEVVVKLVKLFDTPDEIKFLAPLIIREIIYRLLKGKQSARLSQLITTEGDAQRISRVVRQIRENIDQPLKIEDTARELGMSVSGFHSHFKSVTAMSPLQFQKQIRLQEARRLMLGEKMDVAIASFRVGYDDPSYFSREYKKLFGIPPHRDIAKLRSNLGQ; encoded by the coding sequence ATGAACCAAAAAGAAGCAGAATTTGAAAAGCGAAAGATGCAGATCAATCGGGAAGAGCTGATCGAAAGAATGATTCGTCTCGCTCCCGAAAACAGCCTTTTGGAAGTGTTTCCGGGCATTTTCATATATCAATCGTCAAAACCGACCGAGAGCCAGGTATCCGTATTAAAGCCCGCCTTCTGCGTCATCGCGCAGGGCAGCAAGGATGTGCTTTTGAACGATGAATTATTTCACTATGATTCCGGTCATTACTTAATCTCGACGCTTGATTTGCCGATTATGAGTAATGTCGTCGAAGCGTCCGAGGAAAAACCTTATTTGAATCTTCGGATAGACCTCGATCCGGCACTTGTTGCTGCGGTGATGATTGAATCTGGCATCGAAACTAAAAAAAGCGGCACCGGAGTCAAGGCGATGGATGTCAGCCCGGTTGATGCCGATTTGCTGGAAGTGGTCGTCAAATTGGTGAAACTATTTGACACGCCGGACGAAATCAAGTTTCTTGCGCCGCTCATCATCCGCGAGATCATCTACCGGCTTTTAAAGGGAAAACAGAGCGCGCGGCTCAGCCAGCTTATCACTACGGAAGGCGACGCGCAGCGCATCTCCAGGGTGGTCAGGCAAATCCGCGAGAACATTGATCAGCCGCTGAAAATCGAAGATACAGCCCGCGAACTCGGCATGAGCGTGTCAGGCTTTCACTCTCATTTCAAGTCTGTTACGGCAATGAGTCCGTTGCAGTTCCAGAAACAAATACGGCTTCAGGAAGCACGCCGTCTGATGCTCGGCGAAAAGATGGACGTGGCGATCGCCAGCTTTCGCGTCGGTTACGATGACCCGTCTTATTTCAGCCGGGAATATAAAAAACTATTTGGTATTCCCCCGCATCGTGACATCGCCAAGCTGCGTAGCAATTTAGGGCAATAA
- a CDS encoding SDR family oxidoreductase — protein MTSIGTSVDDLVLVAGATGGVGQLVVANLLEKGFKVRTLTRNAAKAQKMFNDRVEVAIGDIRDANTLPAAMQDVTHIICCTGTTAFPSARWEFDKNPSLIEWVQVFLDPKHSEAKAKNSPAKVDAQGVSNIVAAAPRNLKRFVFVSSSGVLRKDKLPFSILNAFGVLDAKLKGEEAVISSGLPYTIIRPGRLIDGPYTSYDLNTLLKAKTGGNFGVVLGTGDTLSGQTSRIDVAAACVECIQSPFCQGQVFDLVNQGQRPSVIDWETLFSQLAKTSSSSVTR, from the coding sequence ATGACTTCCATAGGAACGTCAGTTGATGATTTGGTACTCGTTGCTGGTGCTACTGGTGGGGTGGGGCAACTTGTGGTAGCCAATCTGCTAGAAAAGGGCTTTAAAGTTCGCACCCTGACACGCAATGCTGCAAAAGCCCAAAAGATGTTTAATGACAGAGTAGAAGTTGCCATCGGTGACATACGCGACGCGAATACACTCCCAGCAGCGATGCAGGATGTCACCCACATCATATGCTGTACTGGGACGACTGCTTTTCCCTCTGCTAGGTGGGAGTTTGACAAAAATCCAAGCTTGATTGAATGGGTTCAAGTGTTTCTTGACCCCAAACACAGTGAAGCAAAGGCAAAGAATAGTCCTGCAAAAGTTGATGCACAAGGTGTCAGCAATATAGTAGCAGCAGCGCCTCGTAACTTGAAGCGGTTCGTTTTTGTGTCTTCTAGCGGAGTTCTTCGCAAGGATAAGCTTCCTTTTAGTATCCTTAATGCCTTCGGTGTGCTTGATGCCAAACTCAAAGGTGAGGAAGCCGTCATCAGTTCAGGATTACCCTACACTATCATCCGCCCTGGACGTCTCATTGATGGTCCGTATACCTCATACGACCTCAATACCCTCCTAAAGGCAAAAACAGGGGGCAACTTTGGTGTCGTGTTGGGTACAGGCGATACACTCTCAGGTCAGACTAGCCGGATTGATGTGGCAGCCGCCTGTGTGGAATGCATTCAAAGCCCTTTTTGTCAAGGACAAGTTTTTGACCTGGTCAACCAGGGACAAAGACCATCTGTGATTGACTGGGAGACGCTTTTCTCCCAGCTAGCCAAGACTTCTAGTTCTAGCGTAACCCGCTGA